A region of Antedon mediterranea chromosome 8, ecAntMedi1.1, whole genome shotgun sequence DNA encodes the following proteins:
- the LOC140057282 gene encoding apolipoprotein D-like, whose translation MYAQIQFACLLVAVCLVGSISAQVYSRGPCPEVTVQENFDVNRYLGIWYEAARFYTTFQKDSRCVVANYTLKDNGHINVLNSGYFPGEGYGSDVGDGKPNPDNPAKIGLKFNTLQPRGKYWVLDTDYDTYTLVHSCSSFFDLFNVQLNWILVRDSSLSTGDASKIQPQLTKFEKQGIYIDRFQFYGHVNCPPKDTGV comes from the exons ATGTACGCACAAATCCAGTTTGCATGCCTTCTGGTCGCTGTGTGCCTCGTTGGTTCTATCAGTGCCCAGGTATACTCTCGCGGTCCCTGCCCAGAGGTCACGGTACAAGAGAATTTTGACGTTAACAGATATTTAGGAATTTGGTACGAAGCGGCTCGTTTTTATACCACCTTTCAGAAGGATTCTCGATGCGTAGTCGCTAATTATACTTTAAAG GATAACGGTCATATCAACGTATTGAACAGCGGTTACTTTCCAGGTGAAGGTTACGGTTCAGACGTTGGCGATGGAAAGCCCAATCCTGATAACCCCGCCAAAATTGGACTCAAATTCAATACGC TGCAACCACGTGGTAAATACTGGGTGTTGGATACCGATTATGATACCTACACTCTGGTCCATTCTTGTTCGTCATTTTTTGACCTGTTCAACGTTCAACTGAACTGGATTCTAGTACGTGACTCCAGCTTGTCAACTGGTGATGCTAGCAAGATACAACCTCAGCTGACTAAATTCGAAAAGCAAGGAATTTATATCGACAGATTTCAGTTCTACGGTCACGTCAACTGCCCTCCTAAAGACACGGGTGTATAG
- the LOC140056607 gene encoding apolipoprotein D-like, which translates to MCSHVQFVCLLVAGLVGAINGQVFAWGGCPDVTVVKDFNVMPYLGTWYEAARFPTSFEKDARCVTANYTLKDNGHIEVDNSGYFPGEGYNTDIGDAKPNKDPSLAKLGVKFSWWQPRGDYWVLATDYEQYALIHSCTGFFNWFNIQFNWILVRDVTKSVGDISVIDKWVNEFGKQGIDTDKFDYYGHVNCPPRDTTV; encoded by the exons ATGTGTTCACACGTACAGTTTGTATGTCTTCTTGTTGCTGGCCTTGTTGGCGCTATCAATGGCCAGGTTTTCGCCTGGGGCGGATGTCCAGATGTCACAGTGGTGAAAGATTTTAATGTGATGCCATATTTGGGAACGTGGTACGAGGCTGCCCGTTTTCCTACCTCGTTCGAAAAAGATGCGAGATGTGTAACCGCCAATTATACATTAAAG GATAATGGACATATTGAAGTAGATAACAGTGGTTACTTTCCTGGTGAAGGTTACAACACGGACATCGGCGATGCTAAGCCAAATAAAGACCCCAGTTTGGCGAAACTTGGAGTCAAATTTAGCTGGT GGCAGCCGAGAGGAGACTACTGGGTGTTGGCAACGGACTACGAACAGTACGCCCTCATCCATTCTTGCACTGGTTTCTTTAACTGGTTCAATATTCAATTTAACTGGATTCTTGTACGTGACGTGACCAAGTCAGTTGGAGACATAAGTGTAATAGACAAGTGGGTGAACGAATTCGGCAAGCAGGGAATCGATACAGACAAATTCGATTATTACGGACACGTCAACTGTCCTCCTAGAGATACGACTGTGTAG